One stretch of Emys orbicularis isolate rEmyOrb1 chromosome 5, rEmyOrb1.hap1, whole genome shotgun sequence DNA includes these proteins:
- the LOC135879666 gene encoding paraneoplastic antigen Ma1 homolog: MERGLLEDLCRGARIPVTKAVLVAGFPEEMEPNEIEESLDAAEILGRVKVHTRIYNRKVKGMVALCTHSKETDLDKVPKEVQVEGLPWTILGAERSPPSVPVSLEVDSLAQKLQALMVDEKRRREELILALGGAPTPAAPSLVGWAKELGNTLKDALRPVYESAPYKRLRSFSGVSPVPPGEEDYETWRDFTVPLIQKWECSDAEKRKRVLESLRGPAMRIIRALKDSQPAATVQDYLTALESVYGTTDSSEDLYYRFRHTYQEPHERLSDFIRRLEDLLQQVVRKEGIPTKHIYSTRLNQILRGTRQDGLMLWQLQVRERAQNPPPFHKLIREIHEEEERLLQVDAVVQPKMAGSCTTTVLGEMEDAPSVAAALRDLTREVAMMKAQGHTVPSSRGESSRSGDSQREGFCYNCGRDGHYALDCQNKTDHARVSQRLQQTIRKLQRNTNRAWGRSNPRP; the protein is encoded by the coding sequence atggagagaggatTATTAGAAGACCTGTGCCGAGGGGCACGAATCCCAGTAACCAAAGCTGTGCTGGTGGCGGGGTTCCCAGAAGAGATGGAACCAAATGAAATTGAGGAGAGCCTAGATGCAGCTGAAATACTGGGGAGGGTAAAGGTCCACACCCGTATTTACAACCGCAAAGTGAAGGGCATGGTAGCACTATGTACTCACTCCAAGGAAACGGATCTTGATAAAGTGCCCAAAGAGGTGCAAGTAGAAGGTCTTCCCTGGACAATTCTGGGGGCAGAGCGGTCCCCTCCTAGTGTGCCTGTGTCACTTGAGGTGGATTCTTTAGCGCAGAAATTGCAAGCTCTGATGGTGGATGAGAAGCGGAGAAGAGAAGAATTAATTTTGGCATTAGGAGGGGCTCCAacacctgcagcacccagcctggtGGGATGGGCCAAAGAGCTGGGAAACACTCTCAAAGATGCATTGAGGCCGGTATATGAAAGTGCTCCATACAAGCGGTTACGTTCATTCTCGGGGGTGTCACCTGTACCCCCAGGGGAGGAGGATTACGAGACCTGGAGGGATTTTACGGTGCCACTTATCCAAAAGTGGGAATGCTCTGATGCTGAGAAGCGGAAACGTGTGCTTGAGAGTCTGAGGGGACCTGCCATGCGAATTATCCGAGCCCTGAAAGACTCACAACCAGCTGCCACAGTGCAAGACTATTTAACCGCTCTTGAGAGTGTCTACGGTACTACTGATAGCAGTGAAGACCTGTATTATCGGTTCCGCCATACCTATCAGGAGCCCCACGAACGATTGTCGGATTTCATCAGGAGACTAGAGGATTTGCTACAGCAGGTAGTGCGGAAGGAGGGCATCCCCACCAAGCACATTTATTCCACTAGGTTGAACCAAATCCTTCGGGGCACCCGACAAGATGGGTTGATGTTGTGGCAACTGCAGGTGAGGGAGCGTGCCCaaaacccacccccattccacaagCTCATTCGAGAGATACATGAAGAGGAGGAGCGATTGTTGCAAGTGGATGCAGTGGTGCAGCCGAAGATGGCAGGGAGTTGCACCACTACAGTGCTTGGAGAGATGGAAGATGCCCCGTCAGTGGCAGCAGCACTGAGAGATTTGACCCGAGAAGTGGCCATGATGAAGGCTCAGGGACATACTGTGCCATCCTCAAGAGGGGAGAGTAGCAGGAGCGGTGATAGCCAGCGAGAAGGTTTCTGTTATAACTGTGGGAGAGATGGTCACTATGCCTTGGACTGCCAAAACAAGACAGATCATGCAAGGGTATCTCAGAGATTGCAGCAGACCATTAGGAAGCTTCAGAGAAACACCAACAGGGCTTGGGGAAGGAGCAACCCAAGACCCTGA